A single genomic interval of Vibrio maritimus harbors:
- the ahpF gene encoding alkyl hydroperoxide reductase subunit F: MLDQAMKQQLKAYLENVKTQVQLVLSLDDSDTASKIESLANDIASLSSKIDVVRDDAASPRKPVMRVVNPEKGTAIGFAGLPMGHEFTSLVLALLHTGGHPIKLEAETIEQIAELNSPLDVEIFISLSCQNCPEVVQAFNMMAAINPLVNVTMIDGAAFQDEVKQRDIMAVPSVFINGELFGQGRMSLNEILNKVDTGAAEKKANQLNETAPFDVLVVGGGPAGSSAAIYAARKGIRTGVVADRFGGQVMDTMAIENFISVKATTGPKLVASLEEHVKEYGVEVITEQRAANIIDAEDTDDGYTHVVLESGAVLKARSVITSTGARWREMNVPGEQEYRNKGVAYCPHCDGPLFKGKRTAVIGGGNSGIEAAIDLAGIVEHVTVLEFADVLRADQVLIDKANSMPNIDIITMAQTTEVLGDGTRVTGLEYKDRNTDEIKQIELAGIFVQIGLVPNSEWLKGTKVELSPRGEIEVDAHGATSMKGVFAAGDVTTVPYKQIIIAMGEGAKASLGAFDFLIRNPAPAKVAEEA, from the coding sequence ATGTTAGATCAAGCAATGAAGCAGCAATTAAAAGCGTATCTAGAAAACGTTAAAACCCAAGTACAATTGGTTCTCAGCCTTGATGACAGTGATACGGCAAGCAAGATCGAATCTCTTGCTAATGACATCGCATCACTTAGCAGCAAAATTGACGTCGTTCGCGATGACGCTGCAAGCCCGCGCAAACCAGTCATGCGCGTTGTAAACCCAGAGAAGGGCACCGCTATTGGTTTTGCTGGTCTGCCAATGGGTCACGAATTTACATCACTTGTGCTTGCACTACTGCACACAGGTGGTCACCCAATTAAGCTAGAAGCTGAAACTATCGAGCAAATCGCAGAGCTGAACTCACCATTGGATGTCGAGATCTTTATCTCTCTATCATGCCAAAACTGTCCAGAAGTGGTTCAAGCCTTCAACATGATGGCAGCCATTAACCCGCTGGTTAACGTCACGATGATCGACGGTGCTGCATTCCAAGATGAAGTGAAACAGCGCGATATCATGGCGGTGCCAAGCGTGTTCATTAACGGTGAACTGTTCGGTCAAGGCCGTATGTCATTGAATGAAATCCTAAACAAAGTCGACACAGGCGCAGCGGAGAAAAAAGCCAATCAGCTAAATGAAACCGCGCCGTTTGATGTATTGGTTGTCGGTGGTGGTCCTGCGGGCTCTTCAGCGGCTATCTATGCAGCGCGTAAAGGTATTCGCACCGGTGTGGTTGCTGACCGCTTTGGTGGCCAGGTGATGGACACTATGGCAATCGAGAACTTTATTTCAGTGAAAGCGACCACAGGTCCTAAGCTGGTGGCAAGTTTAGAGGAGCACGTTAAAGAGTACGGCGTTGAAGTCATCACTGAGCAGCGCGCGGCGAATATCATTGACGCGGAAGATACCGATGACGGTTACACCCACGTAGTTCTAGAAAGTGGTGCGGTGCTAAAAGCTCGCTCAGTTATCACAAGTACGGGTGCACGCTGGCGTGAAATGAACGTCCCAGGTGAGCAAGAGTACCGCAACAAAGGCGTGGCTTACTGCCCACACTGTGATGGTCCACTATTTAAAGGCAAGCGCACAGCCGTTATCGGCGGCGGTAACTCAGGTATTGAAGCGGCGATTGACCTAGCAGGTATTGTTGAGCACGTTACCGTTCTCGAATTTGCTGATGTACTTCGTGCAGACCAAGTACTAATCGACAAAGCGAACAGCATGCCAAACATCGATATCATCACTATGGCTCAAACCACAGAAGTTCTTGGTGATGGTACTCGCGTGACAGGTCTTGAATATAAAGATCGCAACACAGATGAAATTAAGCAAATCGAGCTTGCAGGTATCTTTGTGCAAATCGGCCTTGTGCCAAACAGTGAATGGTTAAAAGGTACCAAGGTGGAGCTATCACCACGCGGTGAAATCGAAGTTGATGCCCACGGCGCAACCAGCATGAAAGGTGTGTTTGCAGCGGGCGATGTGACGACCGTTCCTTACAAGCAAATCATCATCGCAATGGGCGAGGGTGCGAAAGCGAGCTTGGGAGCCTTTGATTTCTTGATTCGTAATCCGGCTCCAGCAAAAGTCGCCGAAGAAGCTTAA
- the ahpC gene encoding alkyl hydroperoxide reductase subunit C has product MINTTIKPFSATAFKQGDFVEITEQDVKGKWAVFFFYPADFTFVCPTELGDLADHYAELQERGVEVYSVSTDTHFTHKAWHDSSDTIGKINYYMVGDQTGTITNNFGVMREGQGLADRATFLVDPEGVIQAMEITAEGIGRDAEDLMRKVKAAQYVAANPGEVCPAKWKEGEETLAPSLDLVGKI; this is encoded by the coding sequence ATGATTAACACCACTATCAAGCCATTTTCAGCAACAGCATTCAAACAGGGCGACTTTGTAGAAATCACAGAGCAAGACGTGAAAGGCAAATGGGCAGTATTCTTCTTCTACCCAGCTGATTTCACATTCGTTTGCCCAACAGAGCTTGGCGACCTTGCAGACCACTATGCAGAGCTTCAAGAGCGCGGTGTTGAGGTTTACTCAGTATCAACAGACACGCACTTCACGCACAAAGCGTGGCACGACAGCTCAGACACTATCGGCAAAATCAACTACTACATGGTTGGCGACCAAACAGGCACTATCACTAACAACTTCGGTGTGATGCGTGAAGGTCAAGGTCTAGCAGACCGCGCGACGTTCCTTGTTGACCCAGAAGGCGTTATCCAAGCAATGGAAATCACAGCAGAAGGTATCGGCCGTGACGCAGAAGACCTAATGCGTAAAGTGAAAGCAGCACAATACGTAGCGGCTAACCCAGGTGAAGTTTGCCCAGCGAAATGGAAAGAAGGTGAAGAGACACTAGCACCATCTCTAGACCTAGTAGGCAAAATCTAA
- a CDS encoding polysaccharide lyase family 8 super-sandwich domain-containing protein, with product MLNKTRLACLMLLSLNPPLYASELPFMAMLEERISTSNQVQALSSADYAHEYFDIDVNAKAGDVVYGRLNHPLNYKPSHISGTLHYEILGSENAPFEIRNQRDDKGRLFAELVLSERADLSMGQYPIPIALKDGETTVESRTITVHVVSETQWSQLHQRAMSFLEGEKRLQGLFVYADDEIEDYIQELNDNDGAFEGMDFYHAHSEDELLDIRPRVLGKELMLAANQINSLAYALTYSDQFGYQGEAPERKRLMRALYKAINRYTAHFPLKDFANTPTLMRNMSTHQWRFTDPISAAGFVMSPAMNRDIANGESLAKRAKASFQELLQIAFDIPYRQRQPEYNRYYLSEDLKRSPGAWADANRHHRMRSWLMMSVLWSDYNQPLTYQPWWYGDYAPFAAHNTSLLPGWTPKGALVDLKTWLETNARYAFKYGQSGILPDGTISHHVGVRQDMAFFAYGFEWMANTPFEVAGVLADTPWKLTNKSYDQSADFLLDSYPNFVYRGGLDFQTAGRKHASEATPVFGSTRLTHGINTVLRAKSSDTEIKRENELNSFRNNLENNTHEASVNRAYWNSDFMVHRHSGQSTPAYYMSFKMNSSRSMGAESFEPDVGYHNGGGVLQVLVDGDEYSKVMDSWDWHALPGLTEELRVDELPMKSDFKLFNPKHFAGVVSNNHNGFASFKYDSEAPYNSATANKSVAFIDDMAVALGSQVMRAKNGDGWEVASIVTTLDQASWDGVLTYQVDGASQETVEQGSYLDDTLSVQESAWFHQDKVGYVVLANAEMSVMLRGGDAINSTHGDSESVFHIAIDHGQHPSGEGHGSTYQYVAIPNVTAEQMPALVDRLKRQLVAKTTATTHAIYYSSASNKEYVAMAFREAGSESVAVQNGEPLTVSVSKPALILLEREGDSWRVSAQDPLHHVDRNAMEENDSRRMRFFTRGDRNTLKVTINRPLRSGSYSYQTHGRKVEDKAGQSVSVNSYGNQSELNIELPDKQDKVYQGRHDLYTGMPASVTIPAQ from the coding sequence ATGCTCAACAAAACCCGATTAGCATGCCTGATGCTGCTTTCCTTAAACCCACCGCTTTATGCCTCTGAACTGCCATTTATGGCAATGCTGGAAGAGCGCATCTCTACGTCCAATCAAGTACAAGCGCTTTCTTCTGCCGACTATGCTCACGAGTACTTCGATATTGATGTTAACGCTAAGGCCGGTGATGTGGTTTATGGTCGCTTGAATCATCCATTGAATTACAAACCAAGCCATATCAGCGGCACGCTTCACTATGAAATACTGGGGAGTGAGAACGCTCCTTTTGAGATTAGAAATCAGCGCGATGACAAAGGCCGTCTATTTGCTGAGTTAGTGCTGAGTGAACGAGCCGACCTGTCGATGGGTCAATACCCTATACCCATTGCACTCAAAGATGGTGAAACCACGGTCGAGTCGCGCACGATAACTGTTCATGTCGTTAGTGAAACACAGTGGAGCCAGTTGCATCAGCGTGCCATGTCTTTCTTGGAGGGTGAAAAGCGACTGCAAGGTCTGTTTGTCTATGCCGACGACGAGATCGAAGACTATATCCAAGAGCTGAACGACAATGATGGTGCGTTTGAGGGTATGGACTTCTATCATGCCCATAGCGAAGATGAGCTGCTTGATATTCGTCCACGAGTGCTGGGTAAAGAGCTGATGTTGGCGGCGAATCAAATCAACTCTCTCGCTTATGCTTTAACTTACAGTGATCAGTTTGGCTATCAGGGTGAGGCGCCAGAGCGTAAGCGATTAATGAGAGCGCTGTACAAGGCGATCAATCGCTATACCGCGCATTTCCCACTTAAAGATTTTGCGAATACGCCAACGTTGATGCGCAACATGAGTACCCACCAGTGGCGCTTCACCGATCCAATCAGTGCGGCTGGCTTTGTTATGTCGCCGGCGATGAATCGAGATATTGCCAATGGTGAATCACTCGCGAAAAGAGCAAAAGCGAGCTTTCAAGAGCTGCTACAAATCGCATTTGATATCCCGTACCGCCAGCGTCAGCCAGAATACAATCGCTATTACTTGTCTGAAGATCTCAAACGCAGCCCAGGTGCTTGGGCGGACGCCAACCGTCATCACCGTATGAGAAGTTGGCTAATGATGAGCGTGCTTTGGAGCGACTATAACCAGCCGTTGACGTATCAACCTTGGTGGTATGGCGACTATGCGCCATTTGCTGCGCATAACACTTCACTGCTTCCGGGGTGGACGCCAAAAGGCGCGCTGGTGGATTTAAAAACTTGGCTTGAGACCAATGCCAGATACGCGTTTAAGTATGGTCAATCAGGGATTCTTCCTGATGGCACCATTTCTCATCACGTCGGTGTTCGTCAAGACATGGCATTCTTCGCTTATGGTTTCGAATGGATGGCAAATACACCGTTTGAAGTGGCAGGCGTTCTCGCGGATACGCCTTGGAAGCTGACTAATAAATCTTATGATCAATCGGCAGACTTCTTACTCGATAGCTATCCAAATTTTGTTTATCGAGGTGGCCTCGATTTTCAGACTGCAGGGCGCAAGCACGCTTCTGAGGCAACACCTGTATTTGGTTCAACGAGACTGACACACGGCATTAATACCGTATTACGAGCCAAAAGCTCAGATACAGAAATTAAACGTGAGAACGAGCTAAACAGTTTTCGCAACAATCTAGAGAACAATACGCATGAGGCATCGGTCAACCGCGCGTATTGGAACAGTGACTTCATGGTTCACAGGCATTCAGGGCAAAGCACTCCTGCGTACTATATGTCGTTTAAAATGAACTCTTCTCGCTCTATGGGCGCAGAGAGCTTTGAGCCGGATGTGGGTTATCATAATGGCGGTGGCGTTCTTCAAGTTCTAGTCGATGGCGACGAGTACTCAAAAGTTATGGATAGCTGGGACTGGCACGCGCTGCCGGGGCTCACCGAAGAGCTCAGAGTCGATGAACTGCCAATGAAGAGTGACTTCAAACTCTTCAACCCGAAACATTTCGCAGGCGTAGTGTCGAATAACCACAATGGTTTTGCTTCGTTCAAATATGACAGTGAAGCGCCGTACAACTCAGCAACCGCGAACAAATCCGTCGCGTTTATCGATGATATGGCCGTGGCACTTGGCTCCCAAGTCATGCGCGCTAAAAATGGAGACGGATGGGAGGTGGCTTCAATTGTCACCACTCTTGACCAAGCGTCATGGGATGGAGTGTTGACCTACCAAGTCGATGGTGCATCACAAGAAACAGTAGAGCAGGGCAGTTATCTAGATGACACCCTGTCGGTGCAAGAGAGTGCGTGGTTCCACCAAGACAAGGTGGGTTATGTGGTACTGGCTAACGCCGAAATGTCGGTAATGCTGCGTGGTGGTGATGCAATCAACAGCACCCATGGTGACTCGGAGTCTGTGTTCCATATCGCTATTGACCATGGTCAGCACCCAAGCGGTGAAGGTCACGGCTCGACGTATCAGTATGTTGCGATTCCGAACGTGACAGCTGAACAGATGCCAGCGTTGGTAGACAGACTTAAGCGTCAATTGGTCGCAAAGACAACAGCAACAACGCATGCGATTTACTATTCAAGCGCATCGAACAAAGAGTATGTTGCGATGGCATTTCGCGAGGCAGGCAGTGAGAGTGTAGCAGTGCAAAATGGTGAGCCTCTAACAGTGTCTGTTAGCAAGCCAGCTTTGATTCTTCTAGAACGCGAAGGCGATAGCTGGAGAGTGTCAGCACAAGACCCGCTTCATCATGTTGATCGAAACGCAATGGAAGAAAACGACAGCCGACGCATGCGCTTCTTTACTCGCGGCGACCGCAATACCTTGAAGGTTACCATCAATCGTCCGCTTCGTTCGGGCAGTTATAGCTATCAAACCCACGGACGTAAGGTTGAAGATAAAGCCGGACAGAGCGTGAGTGTGAACAGTTACGGCAATCAATCGGAATTGAATATCGAACTGCCAGACAAGCAAGACAAGGTATATCAAGGTAGACATGACCTCTATACCGGTATGCCTGCCTCAGTGACCATCCCTGCTCAGTAA
- a CDS encoding polysaccharide lyase family 8 super-sandwich domain-containing protein: protein MKTTILLILSLFCAAVIAQDSDITVTGETFEIQVGSKSGDRVVGTLGVSRNVTGSDYSFSLVDSEDSTAYRIDTELDYANRPRGVLYVKENNQISNVNNVSLTVFLNDSNGLVATKNITVRQVSETQWSKYLSHLKEFVLTSKRMWGERYYSSDEVTTLVKSINDSEGKFNDLKAYTNSLSDNKSTQNGKDFEEAVNRIGGLGYAYYSEKSEEQKEVLRAAIVKAFNAFVDHFPSQGFADNRNMTHADRTHQWRFTDALSLPLVYILEDTLKKELAGDEDAKKFRKNVNTLYQIAFDLPETDRDPERLRYFIEDDFPASMGTWSDANRGHRLRSWAVYVGLLADYNKPITDVAWWYTDYAPLKEKGSTLLPGWEPSGSFSDLKTWLDTNSRRPHRYGQSGLLPDGTLSHHVGHRQDLAMLAYGFEWYAESVFEVAELLNGTDWEMSTLPLEESTEVMLYTYSALLFKDVLDFQSLGRTFLSSNANKFGTKNLSRSIEHMEKASGDRAFKGDKELDALHTSLNDESHKAPGTYAFWNADMLVHRRVNGSDEWYSSFKMQSSRTRGAESFNKDPGMHNGSGILQIKVNGEEYADARYNWDWHVLPGLTEEWKTDAIPMQSAESKFNPSAFAGTLSDGNYGIASFHYGSENSYTSATAKKSAFFLDDMVIALGTDVARVERGNDESTYLPIVTTIDQPRWHDTLTYYTQEKGEKTVACCIVKDSKFSSEHPTWFHQGDVGYITIPKTGEKQRHTLVTGTSVVDTIDSIGTESVFVIALNHTPNPTIKEDSYHYVLVPNVEAEDMPGKVKSYGENVTVVNTNSVQGVHYKDSAKEVYQLVFHKAGSVTLSGATFTASQPMLLQLANNGGWVVTAQNPEAFNKHIEHEDDKNHKFEVVLKDGAHTLDFTTSLSLPTGSYQYKTQGLTNEFVDGQTATVTAVESGSQVSFNMPDNVDKKAYEYRQELYSGMPASINLGASN, encoded by the coding sequence ATGAAAACCACCATCTTATTGATTCTTAGCTTATTCTGCGCCGCCGTCATCGCGCAGGATAGTGACATTACTGTCACGGGGGAGACATTCGAAATCCAAGTAGGCAGTAAAAGTGGAGATCGCGTGGTTGGTACCCTTGGCGTGAGCCGCAACGTCACAGGTTCCGATTACAGTTTCTCACTGGTCGATAGTGAGGACAGCACCGCCTACCGAATCGACACCGAGCTTGATTACGCAAATCGCCCACGAGGTGTACTCTACGTCAAAGAGAACAACCAGATCAGCAACGTAAACAACGTTTCGTTGACGGTTTTTCTCAATGACAGCAACGGGCTTGTGGCGACAAAAAACATCACTGTTCGTCAGGTCAGCGAAACACAGTGGAGCAAGTATCTCTCCCATCTAAAAGAGTTCGTTCTGACAAGCAAAAGAATGTGGGGTGAGCGTTATTACTCTTCGGATGAAGTCACGACGCTGGTCAAAAGCATTAACGATAGTGAAGGGAAGTTTAATGATTTAAAAGCGTATACCAACAGCCTTAGTGACAATAAATCAACTCAAAATGGCAAAGACTTTGAAGAGGCCGTAAACCGCATTGGTGGGCTTGGTTACGCCTACTACAGTGAGAAAAGTGAAGAGCAAAAAGAAGTCCTGCGCGCTGCTATTGTGAAAGCATTCAATGCTTTTGTAGATCACTTTCCTAGCCAAGGTTTTGCCGACAATCGCAATATGACTCACGCCGATAGAACACACCAATGGCGATTCACTGACGCACTATCCTTGCCCTTGGTTTACATCCTTGAAGATACGTTAAAGAAAGAGTTAGCAGGCGATGAGGACGCTAAAAAGTTCAGAAAAAACGTCAACACACTCTATCAAATTGCCTTCGACCTGCCAGAGACAGACCGAGACCCTGAGCGTTTGCGCTACTTCATCGAAGATGATTTTCCAGCGTCGATGGGGACATGGTCTGATGCTAACCGAGGACACAGACTCCGCAGCTGGGCAGTCTACGTTGGTTTGCTCGCAGACTACAACAAACCTATTACCGATGTGGCGTGGTGGTACACCGATTATGCCCCGCTAAAAGAAAAGGGCAGCACCCTCCTTCCGGGTTGGGAGCCCAGTGGCAGCTTTAGTGATCTCAAAACATGGCTCGATACCAATAGCCGACGCCCTCATCGATACGGTCAATCGGGTTTACTACCTGATGGTACTCTATCTCATCATGTTGGACATCGACAAGACCTAGCCATGCTCGCGTACGGATTTGAATGGTACGCAGAGAGTGTCTTTGAAGTGGCAGAGCTATTAAATGGGACGGACTGGGAAATGAGCACGCTTCCTCTGGAAGAATCTACTGAAGTAATGCTCTATACCTATAGTGCACTGCTGTTTAAAGATGTACTGGATTTCCAATCATTAGGTCGAACCTTCCTTTCTAGCAATGCCAACAAGTTCGGTACTAAAAACCTATCCCGTTCTATTGAACACATGGAAAAAGCAAGTGGCGACCGAGCCTTTAAAGGCGATAAAGAACTCGACGCTCTGCACACGAGCCTTAATGATGAATCACACAAAGCGCCCGGCACGTACGCATTTTGGAATGCGGATATGTTGGTACACCGACGCGTTAATGGTAGTGACGAATGGTACTCTTCATTCAAAATGCAATCTTCACGAACACGAGGTGCAGAGAGCTTTAACAAAGACCCCGGAATGCACAACGGCTCCGGTATTCTACAAATTAAAGTGAACGGCGAAGAGTATGCCGATGCCCGCTACAACTGGGACTGGCATGTTCTACCTGGACTTACCGAAGAGTGGAAAACCGACGCCATTCCGATGCAATCAGCAGAAAGCAAATTCAACCCTAGTGCGTTTGCAGGCACCTTGAGTGATGGCAACTACGGTATTGCGAGTTTCCATTATGGCAGCGAAAACTCATACACTAGCGCCACCGCGAAGAAGAGCGCGTTCTTCTTAGATGACATGGTAATTGCTCTCGGTACGGATGTGGCACGCGTTGAACGTGGCAATGACGAAAGCACCTATCTGCCCATTGTCACTACAATCGACCAGCCAAGATGGCACGACACACTCACCTATTACACCCAAGAAAAGGGCGAGAAAACCGTGGCCTGCTGTATCGTTAAAGACAGTAAATTCAGCTCGGAGCATCCAACGTGGTTCCATCAGGGAGACGTCGGCTATATCACGATTCCGAAAACGGGTGAGAAACAGCGTCATACCTTGGTCACGGGGACATCCGTTGTCGATACCATCGATAGCATAGGCACTGAGAGCGTGTTTGTTATTGCCCTCAACCATACGCCTAACCCAACAATCAAAGAAGACAGCTACCACTATGTTCTCGTGCCTAATGTCGAGGCGGAAGATATGCCCGGCAAAGTCAAAAGCTACGGAGAAAACGTAACGGTCGTAAACACCAATTCAGTCCAAGGCGTACACTACAAAGACAGCGCTAAGGAAGTGTATCAGTTGGTGTTCCACAAGGCAGGGAGTGTGACGCTCAGCGGTGCTACGTTTACCGCATCACAGCCTATGCTATTGCAACTTGCTAACAATGGCGGCTGGGTAGTCACTGCGCAAAACCCAGAGGCATTCAACAAGCACATTGAGCACGAAGACGATAAGAATCATAAGTTTGAAGTTGTGCTTAAGGACGGCGCACATACGCTTGATTTTACGACATCACTTAGCCTTCCTACCGGTTCTTATCAGTACAAAACACAAGGGCTGACTAACGAATTTGTAGACGGCCAAACGGCAACCGTCACTGCTGTTGAAAGTGGCAGCCAAGTAAGCTTTAACATGCCAGACAATGTCGACAAGAAGGCTTATGAGTACCGCCAAGAGCTCTACTCTGGAATGCCAGCCAGTATTAATCTAGGTGCTTCTAATTGA
- the proX gene encoding glycine betaine/L-proline ABC transporter substrate-binding protein ProX — MPKQSRPLVVCALSTAALLPLSSFAQTTLQPIKTSLEEESFQTELVMHALKELGYELNAPKTMTYAEAYQYVAANSGAFFAAAWLPTHQELLSSGDQDGQVYVGGSYVPQSAQGYQIDKATADKHKLSSIDQLKDPAIAKLFDHDGNGKAELIGCQPDWVCSKVIDHQIKRYGLSDTVEQIQGDYNALMDSVIDKQRAGKPVLYYTWTPHWISYELQPEKESVWLEVPFSALPENKDTTLPHGKNYGFEMNSQRIIANKELALAHPDVHRLFEIIQLKPNEVSAENHLLHKAEKGQHNTVAYMQAWITKNRALFDSWLEEARRAKQVETGSDN; from the coding sequence ATGCCGAAACAGTCTCGTCCTCTCGTCGTTTGTGCCCTGAGCACAGCCGCTTTATTGCCACTATCATCCTTTGCCCAAACAACGTTGCAGCCAATCAAAACCTCATTAGAAGAAGAGTCTTTTCAAACTGAACTTGTAATGCATGCCCTTAAAGAGCTCGGCTATGAGTTGAACGCACCCAAAACCATGACATATGCGGAAGCTTATCAATACGTCGCTGCGAACTCTGGCGCTTTTTTTGCTGCTGCATGGCTACCAACGCATCAAGAATTGCTAAGTAGTGGTGATCAAGATGGGCAAGTCTATGTCGGTGGCAGTTATGTCCCTCAATCAGCTCAAGGCTATCAAATTGATAAGGCGACGGCAGACAAACATAAGTTGTCTTCGATAGATCAATTGAAAGACCCAGCTATCGCGAAATTGTTCGATCACGACGGTAATGGCAAAGCTGAGCTTATCGGGTGTCAGCCTGATTGGGTATGTTCCAAAGTTATCGACCATCAAATCAAAAGGTATGGACTTTCTGATACGGTGGAGCAGATCCAAGGTGACTACAATGCTTTGATGGATTCGGTGATTGATAAACAAAGAGCTGGTAAACCGGTTCTCTACTACACTTGGACACCGCATTGGATTAGCTATGAACTTCAGCCAGAAAAAGAGAGCGTCTGGCTAGAGGTGCCTTTCTCGGCTCTACCGGAAAACAAAGATACAACTCTGCCCCATGGCAAAAACTATGGCTTTGAGATGAATAGCCAGCGCATTATCGCCAATAAAGAGTTGGCTTTGGCTCATCCGGACGTTCATCGCCTGTTTGAAATTATTCAACTGAAGCCCAATGAAGTCAGCGCTGAAAACCACTTGCTGCACAAAGCTGAAAAGGGTCAGCACAATACCGTTGCCTACATGCAAGCGTGGATAACAAAAAACAGGGCATTGTTTGATTCGTGGTTAGAGGAAGCGAGGCGTGCCAAACAAGTAGAAACTGGCTCAGATAACTAA
- the ahpC gene encoding alkyl hydroperoxide reductase subunit C: MINTTIKPFSATAFKQGEFVEITEQDVKGKWAVFFFYPADFTFVCPTELGDLADHYAELQERGVEVYSVSTDTHFTHKAWHDSSDTIGKINYYMVGDQTGTITNNFGVMREGQGLADRATFLVDPEGVIQAMEITAEGIGRDAEDLMRKVKAAQYVAANPGEVCPAKWKEGEETLAPSLDLVGKI; encoded by the coding sequence ATGATCAACACGACTATCAAGCCATTTTCAGCAACAGCATTCAAACAAGGCGAATTCGTAGAAATCACAGAGCAAGACGTGAAAGGCAAATGGGCAGTATTCTTCTTCTACCCAGCTGACTTCACTTTCGTTTGCCCAACAGAGCTTGGCGACCTTGCAGACCACTATGCAGAGCTTCAAGAGCGCGGTGTAGAAGTTTACTCAGTATCAACAGACACGCACTTTACGCACAAAGCGTGGCACGACAGCTCAGACACTATCGGCAAGATCAACTACTACATGGTTGGCGACCAAACCGGCACTATCACTAACAACTTCGGTGTGATGCGTGAAGGTCAAGGCCTAGCAGACCGCGCTACTTTCCTAGTTGACCCAGAAGGCGTAATCCAAGCAATGGAAATCACTGCAGAAGGTATCGGCCGTGACGCAGAAGACCTAATGCGTAAAGTGAAAGCAGCACAATACGTAGCGGCTAACCCAGGTGAAGTTTGCCCAGCGAAATGGAAAGAAGGTGAAGAAACTCTAGCACCATCTCTAGACCTAGTTGGTAAAATCTAA